From Nitrospira sp., a single genomic window includes:
- a CDS encoding carboxypeptidase-like regulatory domain-containing protein, protein MIKTQFIAAILSLALGSPALAYEEITVSDGGTIKGAVTLEGAVPKPKGYNLTTLPDPFYCGRISDGQGWRILQPFQVGPAGEFREVVVYLEGVEKGKAFAEKTVPQIEARDCLFLPFTTVVRDDQSVTVVNMDPVMHDIQAYETSNLGARVLFNVPLPMNPQHPRNFKDRTEAGMYHKHMAGPPMKELVKLSKNRRIFVMQCGFHAYMESWGVAVTNPYFAKTDEQGRFTITDVPPGTYKLVVWHPYVRTATEQTVTIGPKATVEANIGVPAPTGRLYANEVLDHAYTRYNVTEEAKKEIDPLVHKQDH, encoded by the coding sequence ATGATCAAGACACAATTCATAGCAGCGATACTGTCGCTGGCACTGGGAAGTCCCGCCTTGGCCTACGAAGAAATCACGGTTTCTGATGGGGGCACCATCAAGGGGGCGGTGACGCTTGAGGGAGCCGTTCCCAAGCCTAAGGGGTACAACTTGACCACGCTGCCTGATCCCTTCTATTGCGGGCGCATTTCGGACGGACAGGGCTGGCGGATTCTGCAACCGTTTCAGGTCGGCCCGGCCGGCGAGTTTCGCGAGGTCGTGGTGTATCTAGAAGGGGTCGAGAAGGGGAAAGCGTTCGCTGAAAAGACCGTACCGCAAATCGAGGCACGCGATTGCCTGTTCCTACCGTTCACGACCGTTGTGCGGGACGACCAGTCGGTGACCGTCGTCAACATGGACCCGGTTATGCACGACATTCAAGCCTATGAAACGTCGAATTTAGGCGCGCGCGTCCTCTTTAACGTGCCGCTGCCGATGAATCCGCAGCATCCGCGCAACTTTAAGGATCGCACGGAAGCCGGGATGTATCACAAGCACATGGCCGGTCCGCCGATGAAAGAACTGGTGAAGCTCAGCAAGAACCGCCGGATCTTTGTGATGCAATGTGGGTTCCACGCCTATATGGAAAGCTGGGGTGTGGCGGTTACGAACCCGTACTTTGCCAAGACAGACGAGCAGGGGCGGTTCACGATCACGGATGTGCCGCCGGGCACCTACAAGCTGGTGGTGTGGCATCCCTATGTCCGCACGGCGACGGAGCAAACTGTCACCATCGGTCCGAAGGCGACCGTGGAGGCCAATATCGGGGTGCCGGCTCCGACCGGGCGTCTCTACGCCAACGAGGTGCTGGACCATGCCTATACCCGCTACAACGTGACCGAAGAAGCGAAGAAGGAAATCGATCCGCTGGTGCATAAGCAGGATCACTAA